The genomic DNA AGGTCGATCGCCGCCGGGTCGGTGTTGAGCCAGTGTGCGAACTCCAGCGCTTCCACCGGGTGCCGGCTGCCCTGGAGGATCGCCGTGGCCGAGCCGCCCCAGTTGGCGGAGGCGTGCCCGCCGCGTTCCCACTGCGGCAGTTCCGCGACGCGCCACCGGCCCTCGGTACGCGGCGCGTTGCCGCGGATCAGGGCGTCGTACCACTGCGCGCCCGGCCAGGTCGCGAGGTCTCCCGTCTGCAGCCCCTTGTAGAACGCGGACTGCGCGTCCTGGACGGGCGCCACGAGCCCGTCGGAGAGCATCCCGTCCCAGAAGTCGGCGACCTGGAGCGACTCCGGGCCCGCGAGGTCGACCACCCAGGTGTCGCCCTCGGTGGTCACCCAGTGGGCGCCGCGCTGCCAGGGGAAGGCGGCGAACCACTGGGCGTTGGCGGGCGGGAAGGCGGAGATGAGGGAGCCGCGCTTCTTGATCTTCACCGCGGCGGCCCGGTACTCGTCCCACGTGGCCGGGACCTCGATGTCCCACTTGTCGAAGAGGTCCCGGCGGTAGAACAGCCCCATCGGTCCCGACGCCTGCGGGATCGCGTAGGTCTTCCCGGCGAACACCCCCTGCTGCCACTGCCAGTCGACGTAGGCGCCCTTCAGCTCGTCGGCGCCGTACTCGCTCAGGTCCGTGAGGCCGTTCACGAGCATGAACTCGGGCAGCGCGTAGTACTCCACCTGCGCCAGGTCGGGCGGATCGCCCGCGGTGAGGGAGGAGTGCATCTTCTGGTAGCCGCCGGAGGTGTTGGCCGGCACCGTCTGCACGTCGACCCGGACGTCCGGGTGCTGCTCGTTCCAGAGCGCCACGGCCTTCTGCAGGGGCACCCAGGTCCAGAAGGTCAGCGTGACCTTCTGCCCCGGCCTGCGCCCGGCCGCCGTGGTCGTACGGGCCGCGCCGACCTGCTCGCCGCAGCCGGCCAGTGCGGGCGCGGCGGCCGCCGCCGCGCCCCACGCCAGGATCTTCCTTCGGGTGGGCATCCGACCTCCTTGTCAGTGCACTCCTCAGGTCTGCAGGACGACGACTCCGCGGGCGGGCAGGTCGACGGAGGCGACCGGGCCTGCCGCGGGGTCGGCGCCGTCGCCGGCGACCGCGGGCATCGGCGCGGGCAGGGTGACGGTCGCGGTGCCGGCACCGTGGTTGAGCAGGAAGAGGAAGCGTCCCTCCGCGCCCTCGCGCACGGTGGCCTGGATCCCCGCCGGCAGCCCCGGCAGCACCGGTTCCACCCCCGCCCCGGCGCGTACCCGGTCCACCAGGCTGCGCATCTCCGCCGCCGGCAGCCGGGTGCCCGCGTACCAGGCGACTCCGTCCCCGTACGCGTGCCTGGTGAGCGCCGGCCGCCCGGCCAGCTCGCCCGCGCCGAACGCCGCGACGGCCTCCGCGCCTTCGAGGTCGATCGCCTCGGACCACAGGTCGCCGCTGCCGGTCAGCGTCCCGGTCAGCGGCAGGTGCTGCCCCTCGGCCAGCGGCCAGAACTCCTCGACGCGCAGCCCCAGCACCTCGCGCAGCGGCGCCGGATAGCCGCCGAGGTACACGCGGTCGCAGTCGTCGGAGATGCCGGTGAAGTACGAGACGAGCAGGTGGCCCCCGGCGCGTACGAACTCCGTCAGCCGGGCGCCCGTCTCCGCGCTCATCAGGTACAGGTTGGGCACCACCACCAGCCGGTACGCGGACAGGTCGCGGTCCGGCGGCACGACGTCGCACTCCACGCCCGCGTCGAAGAACGGCCGGTAGTGGCGGCCCAGCGTCTCGGCGAAGTCCAGGTCAGCGGACGGGTGCGAGCCCTGCTCCAGCGCCCACCAACTGTGCCAGTCCGCGAGCAGTGCCACCTCCGGGCGCGAGCGCCCGCCCGCGAGCTGCGGGACGGCGGCCAGCTCCCGGCCCAGCGCGCGCACCTCGCGGAAGATCCGGGTGTCGGTGCCGGCGTGCGGCACCATCGCCGAGTGGAACTTCTCGGCGCCGCCGGGGGTCGCCCGCCACTGGAAGTACAGCACCGCGTCCGCACCCTGCGCGACGGCCTGCCAGCTCCACAGCCGCATCGAGCCGGGCGGCTTGGGGCTGTTGCGGGCCCGCCAGTTGACGGCGCTGGGCGCCTGCTCCATCAGCATCCAGGGGCGCCCGCCGCCCGCGGAGCGGGTCACGTCGAAGGCGAGGGCCGCGCGGACGTGCGTCTCGGGGTCGTACGGGTCCTGGTAGAAGTCCAGCGCCTGGACGTCCTCGTGCGCCGCCCAGGCGTACGGGTCGACGGGCTTGTGCAGCGGCATGTGGTTGGTGGTGACGGGCACGTCGGGGGTGATCCGGCGCAGCGCCTCCTTCTCGGCGAGGTAGCACTGCAGCAGCGCGTCGTCGCAGAAGCGGGCGTAGTCCAGCACCTGGGCGGGGTTGGGGTGGGTGGGGGTGGTGCGCGGCGGGAGTACCTCCTCGAAGGTGCCGTAGCGCTGGGACCAGAAGGTGGTGGCCCAGGCGGTGTTCAGCGCCTCGGCGGTGCCGTACCGCTCGCGTAGCCAGCGGCGGAAGTCGGCGGCGGAGACGTCGCAGTAGCAGCGGGGGTTGGAGCAGCCGTACTCGTTGCCGATGTGCCAGCTCTCCAGGGCGGGGTGGGTGCCGTAGCGGGTGGCCAGCTCGGTGACCAGGCGCACGGCGTGCTCGCGGTAGACCGGGCTGGAGGGGCAGAAGTGCTGGCGTGAGCCGGGCCACCTGCGGACGCCGTCGGCATCCTGCGGCAGCACCTCGGGGTGCCGCTCGGTCAGCCACGGCGGCGGGGAGGCGGTCATCGTCGCCAGGCAGACGCGGATGCCCGCGCCGTGCAGGTCGTCCAGCACCCGGCCGAACCAGTCGAAGTCGTACGCGCCGGGCCGCGGTTCGACCAGCGCCCAGGAGAAGATCCCGGCCGTGACCATGGAGACCCCGGCCTCCTGCATCAGCCGGATGTCCTCCGCCCTGACCTCCTCGGGCCAGTGCTCGGGGTTGTAGTCGCCACCGAAGTGGATGCGCGCCACGCTGCCTCCGCCCCTCTTGCTCAATTCTTAAATTACGAATTAACCTTGCGGGGAAACGTAGAAGTGCCGCGGCGGATACGTCAACACCCGGAGCGTGACCT from Streptomyces sp. CMB-StM0423 includes the following:
- a CDS encoding ABC transporter substrate-binding protein is translated as MPTRRKILAWGAAAAAAPALAGCGEQVGAARTTTAAGRRPGQKVTLTFWTWVPLQKAVALWNEQHPDVRVDVQTVPANTSGGYQKMHSSLTAGDPPDLAQVEYYALPEFMLVNGLTDLSEYGADELKGAYVDWQWQQGVFAGKTYAIPQASGPMGLFYRRDLFDKWDIEVPATWDEYRAAAVKIKKRGSLISAFPPANAQWFAAFPWQRGAHWVTTEGDTWVVDLAGPESLQVADFWDGMLSDGLVAPVQDAQSAFYKGLQTGDLATWPGAQWYDALIRGNAPRTEGRWRVAELPQWERGGHASANWGGSATAILQGSRHPVEALEFAHWLNTDPAAIDLLIAAGYGWPAAKIELADSALGKPDPFFGGQRYNEVFQLADGNVDTSWRFAPTTTQSYAHVQDAFGRVLAGHGSLADALKDAEGMFVDDLKAKGLKARSAR
- a CDS encoding beta-galactosidase gives rise to the protein MARIHFGGDYNPEHWPEEVRAEDIRLMQEAGVSMVTAGIFSWALVEPRPGAYDFDWFGRVLDDLHGAGIRVCLATMTASPPPWLTERHPEVLPQDADGVRRWPGSRQHFCPSSPVYREHAVRLVTELATRYGTHPALESWHIGNEYGCSNPRCYCDVSAADFRRWLRERYGTAEALNTAWATTFWSQRYGTFEEVLPPRTTPTHPNPAQVLDYARFCDDALLQCYLAEKEALRRITPDVPVTTNHMPLHKPVDPYAWAAHEDVQALDFYQDPYDPETHVRAALAFDVTRSAGGGRPWMLMEQAPSAVNWRARNSPKPPGSMRLWSWQAVAQGADAVLYFQWRATPGGAEKFHSAMVPHAGTDTRIFREVRALGRELAAVPQLAGGRSRPEVALLADWHSWWALEQGSHPSADLDFAETLGRHYRPFFDAGVECDVVPPDRDLSAYRLVVVPNLYLMSAETGARLTEFVRAGGHLLVSYFTGISDDCDRVYLGGYPAPLREVLGLRVEEFWPLAEGQHLPLTGTLTGSGDLWSEAIDLEGAEAVAAFGAGELAGRPALTRHAYGDGVAWYAGTRLPAAEMRSLVDRVRAGAGVEPVLPGLPAGIQATVREGAEGRFLFLLNHGAGTATVTLPAPMPAVAGDGADPAAGPVASVDLPARGVVVLQT